Proteins from a genomic interval of Cherax quadricarinatus isolate ZL_2023a chromosome 82, ASM3850222v1, whole genome shotgun sequence:
- the LOC138855136 gene encoding uncharacterized protein, producing MADGGSGESGSVLTKLKRSVAAYKGHLNRTRNRCKATCQRSNVDCDDLQNCLKSLGEKWEAYEQAFSAYELQAIEDEESQGSLQQAVDEFTKDDVDCHQEMNMYKDKLSTLKASIPRMVLNTAGTPNNHTPVNMLPKLPQLNLPTFDGTLTEYIGFWDQFRAQIDDRNDLSDAVKLQYLRSQLKGKALDLVRHYPITDANYQHAKDQLEDMFGNTEEIKVAILYRLLDLEACRHDRQSLEKFRIEVMSLSNSFGDLHDENDSKWILSQVIQRKLASTTVHELHLKHRTNRFTINQIVEGLGDLVSHLSIGQGEKLPTKEKSVDFPRHSRDRPKPPPTKVGTYYAQGEPSTHRAKGEATKAASMRRCVFCDEEHASSGCSSFTTYNQRVQRLRELRLCFKCCGEHFARDCNTMLRECRGCRKGKHHSALCPNDAGLAQVKESKPQERAESKNKSEVTMSVVSTAPRICSGEQFQGSVALPTIMAVVANGKKSETTRLFFDSGAQRSFIAESLATRLKLETVGKVDMKVEGFGGEVPRRSYPVVNVTVRLAGHRREISALMVKRLPNIITTRGLAEAVKRLRELGVKLAEPDIATDNVSNVGILVGGDYLDEFVSTRRVIKEGVGLYRTPAGYIVGGRIPAHFPATPGKEGSGITATEAVLVMRIGVHEGLSEAQVGISDSEPVHKLWDLDVVGIKGDQPPPEHEETYRDYLNHVQFRDGQYWVRLPWKPGHPTLPTNFKRARGQLNSLVNSLTRKGLVGKYDDIIKEQLALGFIEKVPNASPGENAHYLPHMAVTKESVTTPIRVVFNCSSQASPREPSLNDCLLTGPSLTQKLADVLLRFRTEQYAYAADISKAFLRIGLQPQDRDYTRFLWLANREMPKQGYDTYRFRAVLFGATSSPFLLQATIDYHLVNCNSPLKELLKTLFYVDNMQGTTSDERLLMDIYRESNQEMLSANMPLREWVTNNPTLRGMVEHDYTGYSVPEVTSVLGLEWEVKEDRLRLKRKPDGEGKLTRRSLLSKVQTAFDPLGLLTPITIRGRMLVQQTWELNLGWDDPLPETVCQEWDLVNKDLAELHEFTFPRSIGCTGRDYDLHVFCDASSRAYGAVAYLVAGDQVNLVTSRARVTPLKDCSIPKLELTAMLLGARLGKYVEEVLSNLRVTHTYVWTDSEVALQWVQNDRSKLPYVRNRVKEIRELQSTSTILYVPTDQNPADLISRGVTHRKLSKGELWFKGPDWLPARDCWPEQKFVETISSIVHFAGEHDTELFDPRHYSSWRKLIGVTEMVFRFVRKLHDKVSQGRQLSLVGPREYWIRQYQRGRFPGVLEVLATRQQVMASGRVSNDDDSGNSKLVHSLGLFLDHAGLIRCRGRIQNSELSYGAKHPVLLGKEGWATELLIQDAHQRTLHGGFGDTLTCLRQNYWVLKGRAAVKRVLKSCTVCRRYDGRTLPYPGPPPLPQERVHSDRPFETVVIDYTGAITLKNPGDVKEGPQKVYVCLFTCATTRAVHLELAEDMTTETFVKLFRRFTARFSCPRLIISDNGTSFRAADKVFRNLRDNGEVREHLKRIECEWRFIAPRAPWQGGFYERMVGTVKRCIRKVLHGRRVSCDELRTVLVEIEARVNNRPLTYVQNGIDEEEALTPNHMLFGRRIEPFPAILSQSSKELDYYGPDGPPINEELHRSHNRLVNILDKWNQVWRRDYLTTLREHFYGADPEANKMMLSEGDLVLVESEAPRAYWPLGLVVSTHPDKAGRLRMVKVRMNGVETIRPINRLLPLEVHTVGPGHEKSDQRLSELSGRTTRRTALESRAHWGGLREADLI from the coding sequence atggcagatgggggttcaggagagtctggttcagtgctaacaaaattaaaacgatcagtagcagcatacaaagggcatctgaacagaacgcgtaacaggtgcaaggctacttgccaacgcagtaatgtagactgcgatgatttgcagaactgcttgaagagtttgggggaaaaatgggaagcctatgaacaagcattctcagcatatgagctacaggctattgaggatgaggaatcccagggaagtcttcagcaggctgtggacgaattcactaaggatgatgtagattgtcatcaggagatgaatatgtacaaagataagttaagtacattaaaggctagtattccaaggatggtgttgaacaccgcaggtaccccaaacaaccacacacctgtcaatatgttgcccaagttgccccagctgaatttaccaacgtttgacggaaccttaacagagtacattggtttctgggatcagtttagagcccagatagatgacagaaatgatttgtcagatgccgtcaagttgcagtatttgcggtcgcagctcaagggtaaagccttagatctggtccggcactacccgattactgacgctaattaccaacatgccaaagaccaattagaagacatgtttggcaacactgaggagataaaggtagctatactttatcggttgttggatctagaggcttgccgacatgaccgtcaaagtctagagaagttccgtattgaggtTATGAGCTTGTCCAATAGTTTcggagatttgcatgatgagaatgattcaaaatggatccttagccaggtgattcagaggaaactggctagcacgacagtgcatgagttacacttaaaacatcggacgaataggttcacgataaaccaaattgttgaagggttaggggatctcgtatctcacctgagcataggtcagggggagaaattacctaccaaggagaagtcggtcgacttccccagacattcgagagatagacctaaaccacctcccactaaagtaggcacgtattatgcccagggcgaaccctccacccacagggccaagggagaagccactaaagcggccagtatgagacggtgcgtgttttgtgatgaagaacacgctagttcagggtgttcaagcttcaccacctataaccaaagggttcaacggctaagagagttgagactttgtttcaagtgttgtggagaacattttgccagggactgtaacaccatgctcagggagtgtcggggctgccggaagggaaagcaccacagtgcactgtgtcctaatgatgccggattagcacaagttaaggagagcaaaccgcaagaaagggcggagagcaagaacaagtcagaagtaacgatgagtgtggtgagtacggcaccgagaatttgttctggtgagcaatttcaaggctcggtggccttgcccaccataatggcggtggtcgcgaacgggaagaagtctgaaacaacccgtttgttcttcgacagtggggcacagagatccttcatagcagagagtctagccactaggttgaagctggagacagttggtaaagttgacatgaaggtggaagggttcggtggggaagtcccacgcaggtcttatccagtagtcaatgtgacggtcaggttagccgggcatcgacgggaaatttcagccttgatggtgaagaggctgcccaatatcattaccactaggggactggctgaagcagtcaaacgtttgagggagttgggtgtgaagctagcagaaccagacattgctacagacaatgttagtaatgtaggcatattggtaggaggggattacctagacgagttcgtgtctacgagaagggttatcaaggaaggtgtgggcctgtacaggactccagcggggtacatcgtaggaggcagaataccagctcacttccctgcgaccccgggaaaggagggctctggtattacagcgactgaggctgtactggtgatgcggattggtgtgcacgaaggcctgtcagaggcgcaagttggcatatccgacagtgagccggtccataaactatgggacctggatgtagtagggattaaaggtgaccagccgccccccgaacacgaagagacgtatcgagattacttgaaccatgtgcagttcagggacggacagtattgggtgcgactcccatggaaaccgggccacccaacgctgcccactaatttcaagagggcacgtggtcagttgaattcattggtgaacagcctgaccaggaagggtctggtggggaaatatgatgatattattaaggaacagctggcccttgggttcatcgagaaagtgcccaatgccagccctggggaaaacgcccattatcttccacacatggcagtcaccaaggagtcggtaaccactcccatcagagtagtcttcaactgcagctcgcaggcgagtccccgagagccatcgttgaacgactgtctgctcacagggccctccctgacgcagaaattagcagatgtgttgttgagattcaggacggaacagtacgcctatgcggcagacattagcaaagccttcctacgtattgggttgcagccacaggatagggactacacaaggttcttgtggctggctaacagggagatgcccaagcaagggtatgatacctatagattcagggcagtgttgtttggtgccactagttcaccattcctattacaggctaccatagactaccaccttgtgaactgtaacagcccgcttaaagaattactgaagaccctattttatgtagacaacatgcagggtaccacctcagatgaaaggctgttgatggatatttaccgagagtctaatcaggagatgctctcagctaacatgccattgagagaatgggtgacaaacaatccaacgttgcggggcatggtggaacatgactatactggctactcagtgcctgaggtaacatcggtgttgggactagAGTGGGAagtcaaggaagacagacttaggctaaagaggaagcctgatggggaagggaagctgaccaggaggtctttgctgagcaaagtgcagactgccttcgatcctttgggtttgttgacacccatcaccattcgagggaggatgctagtacaacagacctgggagctgaacctaggttgggacgacccactgccagaaacagtctgccaggagtgggatctggttaacaaagacctagcggaattgcacgagttcacattccccaggtccatcgggtgcaccgggcgggattatgacttgcacgtcttttgtgatgcctcctccagggcctatggggcagtagcgtatttggtggccggggaccaagtcaatctggtcaccagtcgtgcgcgggtgacacccctgaaggattgctcgatcccaaagctagagctcacagcgatgttgctgggagcaagactgggtaagtacgtagaggaggtgttaagtaatctgagggtgacacacacctatgtatggacagactcggaggtggccttacagtgggtccagaatgacaggtctaagctcccctatgtcaggaatcgggtaaaggagatacgggaactacagtcaacatcaacaattctgtatgtgcctacagatcaaaacccagccgacctgataagccgaggggtgacacacagaaagttgagtaaaggcgagctttggttcaaaggcccagactggttaccggcaagggattgctggccggagcagaaattcgtggagacaatcagcagcatagtacattttgcgggggaacacgacactgaattatttgaccccaggcactactcctcgtggagaaaacttataggagtcacagaaatggtatttcgattcgtgaggaagctgcatgacaaggtaagccagggtcgacagttgtctctagtgggtcccagagaatattggataaggcagtaccaaagggggaggtttccaggagtgctggaagtacttgcgacccggcagcaggttatggcgtcaggacgcgtgtccaacgatgacgactcagggaacagcaaattggttcactcattgggattgttcctagatcatgcagggctaataagatgcaggggaagaatacaaaactctgagctcagctatggggccaaacatcccgtgctgctgggaaaggagggatgggcgacagagctattgatacaagatgcccatcagaggaccttacatggggggtttggagataccctcacctgcctacgtcagaattactgggtactgaagggtcgagctgccgtcaaaagggtgctaaagagttgcacggtctgccggcggtacgatgggaggaccctaccctacccaggtccaccaccgctgcctcaggagcgggtacatagtgacaggccctttgagactgtagtAATAGACTATAcgggggctatcacattgaagaacccaggagacgttaaggagggccctcagaaagtatatgtctgcctgtttacctgtgccactactcgagcggtgcatttggagttggcagaagatatgacgacagagactttcgtgaagttgttcaggaggtttactgccagattctcgtgcccgcgattgattatctcggacaatggcacaagctttagggcggccgataaagttttcaggaatcttagggacaacggagaagtacgagaacacctgaagagaatagagtgcgagtggaggttcatagctcccagggcaccctggcaagggggattctatgaacgcatggtgggcacagtcaaaaggtgcattcggaaggtcttgcacggcaggagggtgagctgtgatgaactgaggacagtgttagttgagatagaggcaagagttaataacaggcctctgacctacgtacaaaatgggattgacgaggaagaagctctcacccccaatcacatgctgtttggaagaaggattgagcccttccccgcaattttgagtcagtcttccaaggagctggattattatgggccagatggtccccccatcaatgaagaactgcacaggagtcacaacagactggtgaacatcctggacaaatggaaccaggtgtggcgcagggattacttgacaaccttgcgggaacatttctatggtgccgaccccgaggcgaataagatgatgctaagtgaaggggacctggtgctggtagaatccgaggcgccgagggcatactggcctcttggcctggtagtgtcaacccacccagacaaggctgggcggttgagaatggtgaaagtgagaatgaacggtgtcgagactataagacccatcaacaggcttttgcctctcgaggtccacacggtgggaccgggacatgagaaatcagaccagaggttgagcgagctgagcggccggacgacccgtcgaacggcgctcgagtccagggcccactgggggggcctgcgggaggcagacttgatctag